A window of Ananas comosus cultivar F153 linkage group 4, ASM154086v1, whole genome shotgun sequence contains these coding sequences:
- the LOC109709642 gene encoding protein CLT1, chloroplastic, producing MEPVLVRLGLVRRRTRGRGSAGAVVCCGAAGERIGDAEGRGRARVAKVAAAAAATVVLGTGNRVLYKLALVPLRDYPFFLAQLATFGYVVVYFSILYIRYHAGIVTHEMLSLPKTPFLAVGLLEALGAASGMAAGAVLSGASIPILSQTFLVWQLILSVIFLRRRYKSNQLLGCLLVAIGVIITVASGSGASVSLKGSGIFWPLLMITSFLFQAADTVLKEIIFLDAAKKLKGGTVDLFVVNSFGSAYQAFFICLLLPFLSKLWGVPFHLLPTYIRDGAACFLNIGSLSAGCEGAPLLPLLFVIVNMAFNISLLHLLKMSSAVVSCLASTFSVPLSIYAFTLPLPYIGVASSLPAGFVAGAAVLVAGLFLYCLTPLQSPPEQSQPPQLLQG from the exons ATGGAGCCGGTGCTGGTCCGGCTCGGCTTGGTGCGGCGGAGGACGAGGGGGAGGGGATCCGCGGGGGCGGTGGTGTGTTGCGgagcggcgggggagaggatcGGGGACGcggaggggagggggagggcgAGGGTGGcgaaggtggcggcggcggcggcggcgacggtggtgTTGGGGACGGGGAATCGCGTGCTCTACAAGCTCGCCCTCGTCCCCCTCAGGGACTACCCCTTCTTCCTCGCCCAACTCGCCACGTTCGG ATATGTGGTTGTGTACTTCTCCATCCTGTATATTCGCTATCACGCTGGCATTGTAACCCATGAAATGCTTTCTCTACCAAAGACGCCGTTTCTAGCTGTAGGACTGCTAGAAGCTCTAGGAGCCGCATCTGGCATGGCAGCTGGAG CTGTTCTTTCCGGGGCTTCAATTCCAATACTATCGCAG ACCTTTCTTGTTTGGCAGCTTATCTTGTCGGTTATTTTTCTGAGGAGACGATACAAGTCCAACCAGCTACTAGGATGCTTACTTGTTGCTATTGGTGTCATTATAACTGTAGCAAG TGGATCTGGTGCAAGCGTTTCGCTTAAAGGCTCTGGGATATTTTGGCCCCTTTTGATGATTACTTCATTTTTGTTTCAAGCTGCCGACACAGTTTTGAAG GAGATAATATTCTTGGATGCTGCAAAGAAGCTGAAG GGAGGAACGGTTGATCTTTTTGTTGTCAACTCGTTCGGATCTGCTTACCAG GCATTCTTTATATGTCTTCTTCTACCCTTTTTGTCTAAGTTGTGGGGAGTTCCATTCCATCTCCTGCCTACATACATAAGAGATGGTGCAGCTTGTTTTCTCAATATAGGATCATTATCGGCTG GATGTGAAGGAGCACCGCTGCTGCCGCTTCTCTTTGTAATAGTTAACATGGCATTCAACATATCTTTGCTACACCTTCTCAAAATGTCTTCTGCAGTGGTATCTTGCCTTGCTTCCACATTTTCAG TTCCGTTGTCCATCTACGCATTCACACTGCCCTTACCATACATCGGAGTGGCGTCATCGCTCCCAGCGGGCTTCGTTGCTGGTGCTGCAGTTCTCGTTGCCGGCTTATTCCTCTATTGCTTGACTCCGCTGCAGAGTCCGCCCGAACAATCGCAACCACCGCAGCTGCTCCAAGGGTAG